The Triticum aestivum cultivar Chinese Spring chromosome 3A, IWGSC CS RefSeq v2.1, whole genome shotgun sequence genome includes a region encoding these proteins:
- the LOC123061987 gene encoding anthocyanidin 5,3-O-glucosyltransferase — MKKSVVLYPGVGVGHLVPMVEVAKLFLKHGLAVTVVLIDPQVESTDFSSAVARARASNPSVAFHVLPTPPADSNSDTAPTNPVVQIFRLLKSMNAPLLDFLRSLPSVDALVLDMFCVDAQDVAAELKLPVYYFYASAAADLALFLNLPTMLAGSKVKELGDSIITSPGVPPLKASDLPEVTHNDEVLKTILGMFDRMPDSNGILINSFESLETRAVRALKDGLCVPGRATPPVYCIGPLVSGGGDQEHECLRWLDAQPDQSVVFLSFGSMGTFSVQQLQEIANGLDKSGERFLWVVRSPRNPDYKYGDSLPEPDLDALMPEGFLERTKDRGLVIKSWAPQVEVLRHRATGAFMTHCGWNSTLEGITAGLPLLCWPLYAEQKVNKVHIVEGMKLGVEMRGYNEEVVKAEEVEEKVRWVMASEGGKALRERVAAAKDAAAEALKEGGSSHLAFVQFLNDLDISIAPTV, encoded by the coding sequence ATGAAGAAGAGCGTTGTCCTGTACCCTGGCGTCGGCGTCGGCCACCTGGTGCCGATGGTGGAGGTCGCCAAGctcttcctcaagcacggcctggCCGTCACCGTGGTGCTCATCGACCCGCAGGTCGAGTCCACGGACTTCTCCTCCGCCGTCGCCCGCGCTAGGGCCTCCAACCCCTCCGTCGCCTTCCACGTCCTGCCAACGCCGCCCGCCGATTCCAACTCCGACACCGCGCCCACCAACCCCGTCGTCCAGATTTTCCGGCTCCTGAAATCCATGAACGCCCCCCTCCTCGACTTCCTCCGCTCGCTGCCCTCCGTCGACGCACTCGTCCTCGACATGTTCTGCGTCGACGCCCAAGATGTCGCCGCCGAGCTCAAGCTGCCGGTCTACTACTTCTACGCGtcggccgccgccgacctcgcgCTCTTCCTCAACCTGCCGACTATGCTCGCCGGCAGTAAGGTAAAGGAGCTCGGCGACTCTATCATCACTTCCCCGGGTGTTCCTCCGTTGAAAGCTTCGGACTTACCCGAGGTTACACACAACGATGAAGTACTCAAGACCATCTTAGGCATGTTCGACCGAATGCCAGATTCCAATGGAATTCTCATTAATTCCTTCGAGTCGCTGGAGACGCGCGCGGTGCGCGCTCTTAAGGACGGGCTCTGCGTCCCTGGTCGTGCCACGCCGCCGGTCTACTGCATCGGGCCTTTGGTGTCGGGAGGCGGTGACCAGGAGCACGAGTGCCTCCGGTGGCTGGACGCGCAGCCGGACCAGAGCGTAGTGTTCCTCTCCTTCGGCAGCATGGGCACGTTCTCCGTTCAGCAGCTACAGGAGATTGCAAATGGATTGGATAAGTCAGGGGAGAGATTCCTGTGGGTCGTGCGGAGCCCGCGCAATCCCGACTACAAGTACGGCGATTCGCTGCCGGAGCCCGATCTCGACGCGCTCATGCCGGAAGGGTTCTTGGAGAGGACCAAGGACAGAGGACTCGTGATCAAGTCTTGGGCGCCGCAGGTGGAGGTCCTGCGCCACAGGGCGACCGGCGCGTTCATGACGCACTGCGGCTGGAACTCGACGCTGGAGGGCATCACGGCAGGGCTGCCGCTGCTGTGCTGGCCGCTGTACGCGGAGCAGAAGGTGAACAAGGTGCACATAGTGGAGGGAATGAAGCTCGGGGTGGAGATGAGAGGCTACAACGAAGAGGTGGTTAAGGCcgaggaggtggaggagaaggtCAGGTGGGTTATGGCGTCCGAGGGCGGCAAGGCGCTCAGggagcgggtggcggcggcgaaggATGCAGCTGCCGAGGCGCTCAAGGAAGGGGGCTCGTCTCACTTGGCGTTTGTCCAATTCCTCAACGACCTGGACATTTCCATAGCCCCTACCGTGTAG